In one Lolium rigidum isolate FL_2022 chromosome 3, APGP_CSIRO_Lrig_0.1, whole genome shotgun sequence genomic region, the following are encoded:
- the LOC124701270 gene encoding uncharacterized protein LOC124701270: MEKKLPLQLVHGGEALWARPWRWAKTAFFLVSMLASLLLVCAPPLLIVLLDLLLPPALLSNFLRDAAASQTHSLLDQARGFGFRSSLVDLPAVSAARSLLILCAYTACGGGAAYLWVAAACSVGSLLYVLAKAVAVFGLDPAHGGSLQLHGSGQLVAVQAMFLMSLALAAAHLAMAYRASSRERRRLHVVYRIDIEAVRLKGAHTPKSLKQCIV, encoded by the exons ATGGAAAAGAAGCTCCCGCTGCAGCTTGTGCACGGCGGCGAGGCCCTGTGGGCGCGGCCCTGGCGCTGGGCCAAGACGGCCTTCTTCCTCGTCTCCATGCTCGCCTCCCTGCTCCTCGTCTGCGCGCCGCCGCTCCTCAtcgtcctcctcgacctcctcctcccgcccgccctcctctccaacttcctacgcgacgccgccgcctcccaaACCCACTCCCTCCTCGACCAGGCCCGGGGGTTCGGGTTCCGCTCCTCCCTCGTCGACCTGCCCGCCGTCTCCGCCGCCCGctccctcctcatcctct GCGCGTACACGGCGTgcgggggcggcgcggcctacctGTGGGTGGCGGCGGCCTGCAGCGTCGGCTCCCTGCTCTACGTCCTCGCCAAGGCCGTCGCAGTATTCGGCCTCGACCCCGCCCACGGCGGCTCGCTCCAGCTGCACGGCAGCGGCCAGCTCGTCGCCGTCCAGGCCATGTTCCTCATGTCGCTCGCGCTCGCCGCCGCGCACCTCGCCATGGCCTACCGGGCCAGCAGCCGGGAGCGGCGCCGCCTGCACGTCGTATACAGGATCGACATCGAAGCG GTGAGGTTAAAGGGAGCCCATACGCCCAAGTCTCTAAAGCAATGTATTGTATGA